A window from Megasphaera vaginalis (ex Bordigoni et al. 2020) encodes these proteins:
- a CDS encoding MaoC/PaaZ C-terminal domain-containing protein, whose protein sequence is MMSKVNLGEILIGKKMEPRYLEYNWRDIVLYALAVGAKREDLSYTYEKNLKALPTYGTIPYWGTVNVRPYQWMPLPGSMIANDIIKPTISFLNMDHEIIMHRPIDAIKGTFQWQDEITDVYDRGEGKGAVVKTKVVVRDEAGNDVCTNYSTTFFHEAGGFGGKPMPKSAVVIPDREPDIEVDDYISPVQNLLYRLTGDTNLVHVDPDYAQKMGFETSFMQGLCSFGFSCRNLIAQLIPGQPERMSRMAAQMTSVLFPDTPVAVRIWRIEEGKVYFRFINKMTGRAVLDRGVFEYTE, encoded by the coding sequence ATGATGAGTAAGGTTAATCTGGGAGAAATATTAATTGGAAAAAAAATGGAACCGAGATATTTGGAATACAATTGGCGTGATATTGTGTTATATGCGTTGGCAGTCGGAGCAAAACGGGAAGATCTGTCATATACGTATGAAAAAAATTTGAAAGCCTTGCCGACATACGGAACGATACCGTATTGGGGGACGGTCAATGTTCGGCCGTATCAGTGGATGCCGCTGCCGGGATCGATGATTGCCAATGATATTATCAAACCGACTATTTCCTTTTTAAATATGGATCACGAAATTATTATGCATCGTCCTATTGATGCGATTAAAGGAACTTTTCAATGGCAAGATGAAATTACCGATGTTTATGATCGTGGAGAAGGAAAAGGTGCTGTCGTTAAGACCAAAGTGGTTGTACGAGATGAAGCTGGTAACGATGTGTGCACAAATTATTCGACCACATTTTTCCATGAGGCCGGCGGGTTTGGCGGCAAGCCAATGCCGAAGAGCGCTGTTGTTATTCCTGATAGAGAACCGGATATTGAAGTTGATGATTATATCAGCCCTGTGCAGAATTTACTCTATCGGTTAACCGGAGACACGAATTTGGTCCATGTTGATCCTGACTATGCGCAGAAGATGGGGTTTGAAACTTCGTTCATGCAGGGGCTTTGTTCGTTTGGTTTTTCTTGTCGCAATTTGATAGCACAACTTATCCCGGGGCAGCCGGAAAGGATGAGTCGTATGGCAGCGCAAATGACAAGTGTCCTTTTTCCTGACACTCCGGTAGCTGTCCGTATTTGGCGAATAGAAGAAGGGAAAGTGTATTTTCGATTTATCAACAAGATGACAGGAAGAGCTGTTTTAGATCGTGGCGTTTTTGAATATACGGAATAA
- a CDS encoding GntP family permease codes for MEVIGVILSLVLLVTIAYRGFSVILFAPVCALVAASMSDLQLLPGYTELFMGKAVIYIKSFFPIFLLGAVFGKVMEETGMAASIAKEVIHVIGKEKAIAAVAIACMILTYGGVSMFVCVFAIYPFASALFKEADIPKRLIPAVLVMGVFTLTMDCAPGAPQIQNIIPTVYLGTTTYAAPKLGLICGIILVVLSYLYLEWKRKLAVRCGEGYGNHVLNESIADENRKLPPWYISIIPLVTVLGINFFFSVTYQWSPDLVKPFQQMNLPLVAKSVQSVISLWSLILGLLASIILAAAFGYKFIAPSSSLKIALNAGALGSLLAIMNTASEVGYGNVIAILPGFTEIANVLLNVGAGYPLFNAALMVNVLAGITGSASGGMSIALEIFGQHWLAETAAAGIPAEVLHRVVAMASGGLDSLPHNGGVITILAVCGLTHKESYKDIFAITVFKIVVAFFAVFLYAITGIV; via the coding sequence ATGGAAGTTATTGGTGTTATTTTAAGTTTAGTTTTATTAGTTACGATTGCTTACCGGGGGTTTTCTGTTATTTTATTTGCACCGGTATGTGCTTTAGTAGCGGCGAGTATGTCTGATTTGCAGTTATTACCTGGGTATACCGAGTTGTTCATGGGAAAGGCCGTTATCTATATTAAGTCTTTCTTTCCCATATTTCTCTTAGGGGCAGTATTTGGGAAAGTGATGGAAGAAACCGGGATGGCGGCAAGCATTGCAAAAGAAGTTATCCATGTTATTGGAAAAGAGAAAGCAATTGCAGCTGTGGCAATTGCCTGTATGATTCTTACCTACGGTGGGGTCAGTATGTTTGTTTGTGTTTTTGCCATATACCCGTTTGCCTCTGCTTTATTTAAGGAAGCCGATATTCCTAAGCGATTGATTCCCGCTGTGCTGGTTATGGGGGTTTTTACCCTGACAATGGATTGTGCTCCAGGGGCTCCACAAATTCAAAATATTATTCCCACTGTGTATTTAGGAACAACTACGTATGCAGCTCCTAAATTGGGGTTGATTTGTGGCATTATTTTGGTTGTTTTGAGTTATCTGTATTTAGAATGGAAACGGAAATTGGCTGTCAGGTGTGGGGAGGGTTATGGAAATCATGTGTTAAATGAATCGATAGCTGATGAAAATAGGAAATTACCTCCATGGTATATCTCCATTATTCCGCTTGTGACTGTATTAGGAATCAATTTTTTCTTTTCAGTAACATATCAGTGGAGTCCTGACTTAGTTAAACCCTTTCAACAGATGAACTTGCCTCTAGTAGCTAAGTCTGTACAAAGTGTAATTTCTCTCTGGTCGTTAATTTTAGGATTGTTAGCATCTATCATTTTAGCCGCTGCTTTTGGATATAAGTTTATTGCTCCGAGTAGCAGCTTGAAAATAGCGCTTAATGCGGGAGCCTTAGGATCCTTGCTGGCAATTATGAATACGGCATCAGAAGTTGGTTATGGTAATGTGATTGCCATATTACCCGGATTTACGGAGATTGCTAATGTCTTGTTAAATGTTGGTGCTGGGTATCCTTTATTTAATGCGGCGTTGATGGTAAATGTGCTAGCCGGTATTACGGGATCAGCTTCGGGTGGCATGAGTATCGCTTTGGAAATTTTTGGGCAGCATTGGTTGGCAGAAACGGCTGCAGCCGGTATTCCGGCGGAAGTTCTTCATCGTGTGGTGGCAATGGCTTCAGGGGGACTGGACAGTTTGCCGCATAATGGCGGCGTTATTACGATCCTGGCAGTTTGTGGATTAACACATAAAGAATCATACAAAGATATATTTGCGATTACTGTATTTAAAATTGTTGTTGCCTTTTTTGCGGTGTTTTTATATGCCATAACGGGTATTGTTTAA
- a CDS encoding MATE family efflux transporter — protein MYVRSQKTDMLHGSIWDKLILFALPLALTALLEQLFNVADVAVLGQFVGKEAVAAVGNNLALIALLVNLFIGLALGSNVVIARHLGGRRPDLVRQAVHTSWLLAVAAGFVLMLIGQLITTPVLTLLAVPGEVRPMAETYLRIYLLSLPFISLYNFEAAIFRSRGNTQSPLAALLVSVAVNGVLNFLFVTIFADGVAGVAWATVLAMALSAGILFICLLRDDSSIRLEWKKLGIQKALLQDIVQIGWPAALQGMVFCLSNILIQEAVNSLGPDVMAACSIGITIEMAVYCIIVSFAQASTTFISQNFGAGKLRRCMDIMTWALALDILFTLAVCGTVYFFSRPLVGLFNSDPQVAELTIMRIKWVLTLEFIQIFIDVFAGIMRGYGYSLPPAVLTMIGVCGVRITWIYTIFAWEPTYFTLILAYPVSWTVTGVLMTIEYGRFRKHLIRRRHVQRLT, from the coding sequence ATGTATGTACGTTCACAAAAAACGGATATGCTTCACGGCAGCATTTGGGATAAGCTGATCCTCTTTGCGCTGCCGCTGGCGTTGACGGCATTGTTGGAACAGCTCTTTAACGTTGCCGATGTGGCTGTGTTGGGGCAGTTCGTCGGAAAAGAGGCCGTTGCCGCTGTCGGCAATAACTTGGCGCTCATCGCCCTGCTCGTCAATCTCTTTATCGGCTTGGCTCTCGGCAGCAACGTCGTGATCGCCCGTCATCTCGGCGGCCGGCGACCGGACCTCGTCCGTCAGGCCGTGCATACGTCGTGGCTTCTGGCTGTTGCCGCCGGTTTTGTCCTCATGCTCATCGGCCAGCTGATCACGACGCCCGTGCTGACGCTCTTGGCCGTTCCCGGTGAGGTCCGGCCTATGGCGGAAACGTATTTGCGCATTTATCTACTGTCCCTGCCGTTTATCAGCCTTTACAATTTTGAAGCGGCCATCTTTCGCAGCCGCGGTAATACGCAGTCGCCGCTGGCGGCTTTGCTGGTTTCCGTTGCCGTCAACGGCGTGCTGAATTTCCTTTTCGTCACGATCTTTGCCGACGGCGTTGCCGGCGTGGCCTGGGCGACGGTTTTGGCGATGGCCCTGTCGGCAGGCATCCTGTTTATTTGTCTGCTTCGAGATGACAGCAGTATCCGATTGGAGTGGAAAAAACTGGGCATACAAAAAGCGCTGCTGCAGGACATCGTCCAGATCGGCTGGCCCGCAGCGCTGCAGGGTATGGTCTTTTGCCTTTCCAATATTCTGATTCAGGAGGCCGTAAACAGTCTGGGGCCGGATGTCATGGCGGCATGCAGCATCGGTATTACGATCGAGATGGCCGTATACTGTATCATCGTTTCCTTCGCGCAGGCGAGTACGACGTTTATCAGTCAGAATTTCGGCGCCGGAAAACTGCGCCGCTGCATGGATATCATGACCTGGGCGCTGGCCCTGGATATTTTGTTTACGCTGGCCGTTTGCGGCACGGTGTATTTCTTTTCCCGGCCTCTCGTCGGCCTGTTCAACTCCGATCCGCAGGTGGCAGAGCTGACGATCATGCGGATCAAATGGGTTCTCACCTTGGAATTTATTCAGATCTTCATCGACGTCTTTGCCGGGATTATGCGCGGCTACGGCTATTCTCTGCCGCCGGCCGTGCTGACGATGATCGGCGTCTGCGGCGTCCGCATCACCTGGATTTATACGATTTTCGCTTGGGAACCGACCTATTTTACCTTGATTCTCGCATATCCTGTCAGTTGGACCGTTACGGGGGTGCTGATGACGATTGAATACGGTCGTTTCCGAAAACACCTGATCCGCCGCCGGCATGTGCAGCGGCTGACGTGA
- a CDS encoding acyl-CoA dehydrogenase family protein: MILTSEQQDIRHIAAEISEKILAPQAAYYDETEEFPWENIRQLSQAGFMGMLVPEIYGGSELNTVASMVALEEISKACAATGAIVAVHNAAGILPILNFGTDEQRKKYLPKLARGEMIGAFALTEPGAGSDAAKVMTTATNDGDEYILNGNKCFISNGGVAGTFVIFASKDKSKGVKGLSAFIVEKGTPGFSIGKHEKKMGIRASSTVELVFDNCRIPKGNQLGKDGEGFKIAMATLDTARIGIAAQAVGIAEAAYEMAKDYSKVREQFGKPICANQVIAFTLADMAIQIEAARQLTYHAAALKDSGQSYGKEAAMAKTFASDRAVQIALDAIQIMGGYGYSREYSAERLLRDAKITQIYEGTNQIQRLVISRQILK; encoded by the coding sequence ATGATTTTAACATCGGAACAGCAGGATATTCGTCATATTGCAGCAGAAATTTCTGAAAAGATACTTGCCCCGCAGGCAGCTTATTATGATGAAACAGAAGAATTCCCTTGGGAAAATATCCGCCAATTAAGTCAAGCCGGCTTTATGGGCATGCTTGTACCAGAGATTTATGGCGGTTCCGAACTTAACACGGTAGCCAGTATGGTCGCTTTAGAAGAAATTTCTAAGGCGTGTGCGGCAACTGGGGCGATTGTAGCTGTACATAATGCTGCAGGTATTCTGCCTATTCTAAATTTTGGAACGGACGAACAAAGAAAGAAATATTTGCCAAAGTTGGCAAGGGGTGAAATGATAGGGGCTTTTGCCTTGACCGAACCGGGAGCCGGCTCTGATGCGGCTAAGGTCATGACTACGGCAACAAACGATGGAGATGAATATATTTTAAACGGAAATAAATGCTTTATCAGCAATGGTGGTGTGGCTGGGACATTTGTCATTTTTGCCTCTAAGGATAAATCCAAAGGAGTTAAGGGATTGTCCGCATTTATTGTAGAAAAAGGGACTCCTGGATTTAGTATTGGTAAGCATGAAAAGAAAATGGGTATCAGAGCTTCATCTACAGTTGAATTAGTTTTTGATAATTGTCGGATTCCAAAAGGCAACCAATTAGGGAAAGACGGAGAAGGGTTTAAAATTGCTATGGCTACTTTAGATACTGCTCGCATTGGTATTGCAGCGCAGGCAGTCGGTATTGCGGAAGCTGCTTATGAAATGGCGAAGGACTATTCGAAAGTGCGCGAACAGTTTGGAAAACCCATATGTGCCAATCAAGTAATTGCATTTACCTTAGCAGATATGGCTATTCAGATTGAAGCGGCCAGACAATTGACCTACCATGCGGCAGCACTAAAAGACAGCGGTCAATCCTATGGAAAAGAAGCGGCCATGGCTAAAACGTTTGCATCAGATAGGGCTGTACAAATTGCTTTAGATGCTATTCAAATTATGGGAGGATACGGGTATTCCAGAGAATATTCGGCTGAACGACTCCTGCGTGATGCTAAAATTACGCAGATTTATGAAGGAACGAACCAAATCCAACGGTTAGTTATCAGCAGACAAATATTGAAATAA
- a CDS encoding 4Fe-4S binding protein, translating into MDKRTAVQGLWSAVTNGNWDGFLQGSVYHGSLKSFCLPGLNCYSCPGALGACPVGALQSACSGVVLRIPFYVVGTLLLAALLCGRFICGWFCPFGFVQELLYRLPGKKLRKSPRLRRLTYGKYGMAAFVAAVPLLLFGLTGIGEPAFCKYLCPAGTLEAAVPLLAVSERLRAAAGWLTAGKFLLLALLLLAAVPVYRPFCRFFCPLGAFYGFFNKTALFGIAVKETACTHCGACARRCPMDVRRAGDRECISCGACRRVCPSGAIAFKRPFPFSLKEDCSLCSKKDS; encoded by the coding sequence TTGGATAAGCGAACTGCCGTGCAGGGCCTCTGGTCCGCCGTGACGAACGGAAATTGGGACGGTTTCCTGCAGGGAAGCGTTTATCACGGCTCCTTGAAATCGTTCTGCCTGCCCGGCCTGAATTGCTATTCCTGCCCCGGTGCTTTGGGCGCCTGTCCTGTCGGCGCCCTGCAAAGCGCTTGCAGCGGCGTGGTCCTGCGTATTCCGTTCTACGTCGTCGGCACGCTGCTTCTCGCTGCGCTGCTTTGCGGCCGCTTTATCTGCGGCTGGTTTTGCCCGTTCGGGTTTGTGCAGGAGCTTTTGTATCGGTTGCCGGGCAAAAAGCTGCGTAAATCGCCGCGTCTGCGACGGCTGACGTACGGAAAATACGGAATGGCGGCTTTCGTGGCAGCCGTACCGCTCTTGCTGTTTGGCCTTACCGGCATTGGCGAACCGGCTTTTTGCAAATATCTTTGCCCGGCCGGGACGCTGGAGGCGGCGGTGCCTCTTTTGGCCGTCAGTGAACGGCTGCGTGCCGCCGCCGGCTGGTTGACGGCAGGGAAGTTTTTGCTATTGGCGCTGTTATTGTTGGCGGCAGTGCCGGTTTACCGTCCGTTTTGCCGTTTTTTCTGCCCCCTTGGCGCCTTTTACGGCTTTTTCAACAAGACGGCGTTGTTCGGTATTGCCGTCAAGGAGACGGCATGTACGCACTGCGGCGCTTGTGCGCGCCGTTGTCCGATGGATGTGCGCCGCGCCGGCGACAGGGAGTGTATTTCCTGCGGCGCCTGCCGCCGCGTTTGTCCGTCCGGAGCGATTGCCTTTAAACGACCCTTTCCATTCTCTCTGAAGGAGGATTGTTCTCTATGTTCAAAAAAGGATTCTTGA
- a CDS encoding TlpA family protein disulfide reductase: protein MFKKGFLIGLLLCCALVFAGCGGAETAARSDGNTVEQQLSLKAGMTAPDLALTSFGGQAVQLATLYQDKPVYLNFWASWCPPCVRELPDIERAYETYGKDVHFAAVAIDAKSDDAAAFLERKNFTMPAYYAAGEQLNRDYHVDAVPLSLLIAKGGRIVAVRIGAMTGKELAEFLAPALDK, encoded by the coding sequence ATGTTCAAAAAAGGATTCTTGATCGGCCTGCTGCTTTGCTGCGCCCTTGTCTTTGCCGGTTGCGGCGGTGCGGAAACGGCGGCGCGGTCTGACGGAAACACCGTCGAACAGCAGTTGTCGCTGAAGGCGGGAATGACGGCGCCGGATCTCGCGCTGACGTCTTTCGGCGGACAGGCTGTGCAGCTGGCGACGCTTTATCAGGATAAGCCTGTGTACCTGAACTTTTGGGCCTCGTGGTGCCCGCCTTGCGTGCGGGAGCTGCCGGATATCGAAAGGGCTTATGAAACATACGGCAAGGACGTTCATTTTGCCGCCGTTGCCATTGATGCGAAGTCGGACGATGCCGCCGCTTTTCTGGAACGGAAGAATTTTACGATGCCCGCTTATTACGCCGCCGGAGAACAGTTGAATCGGGACTATCACGTTGACGCCGTTCCCCTGTCCCTTTTGATTGCCAAAGGCGGTCGCATCGTGGCTGTCCGCATTGGCGCCATGACGGGCAAGGAACTGGCCGAATTCCTGGCGCCGGCGCTGGACAAGTAA
- a CDS encoding YadA-like family protein, translating to MPAPGIFFGNGADKVTTVAKGGQVKFVDGENTTATVTKDAEGKATVIFDLKNTISLGKDGAEGHIGLNGKDGLTDIRTGSGVAGVNGKVGEKATRILYKDPKGAEQQVATLADGLRFKGDSGEAAKSLNSVMTIKGADVNISTAVNDGGDMLISLGKNLKVDSLAAGGTVIGKEGISVKGSDGNAVAITKNGIDAGGKAISNVGRGVNADDAVTKAQLDEVANHAGANLLPAVHELGSRVNRVGAGAAALAALHPQNFDPDDKWDFSAGYGNYRGANALAVGAFYRPNGTTMISVGGSFGGGENMLNAGVSLKFGSHNPYAGYSGAALHGVIADQDRQIAELKQVVASQREEMQTMKAQMQTILQRLDTLKN from the coding sequence ATGCCAGCGCCTGGGATATTTTTCGGTAACGGCGCGGACAAAGTGACGACGGTCGCCAAAGGCGGACAGGTAAAATTTGTCGATGGAGAAAACACGACGGCAACAGTCACAAAAGATGCAGAGGGAAAAGCGACGGTAATCTTTGATCTGAAAAACACCATATCCTTAGGCAAAGACGGCGCTGAAGGGCACATCGGCCTGAACGGTAAAGACGGACTGACGGATATCCGGACGGGATCAGGCGTTGCCGGCGTAAACGGCAAGGTCGGCGAAAAGGCGACCCGCATTCTTTACAAAGACCCGAAAGGCGCTGAACAGCAGGTAGCGACGCTCGCCGACGGCTTACGGTTTAAGGGCGATAGCGGTGAAGCGGCGAAATCGTTGAACAGTGTCATGACGATAAAAGGGGCTGACGTGAACATATCCACGGCCGTAAATGATGGCGGCGATATGCTGATCAGTCTCGGCAAGAACCTGAAGGTAGACAGTTTGGCTGCAGGCGGCACGGTGATCGGGAAAGAAGGGATCTCCGTCAAAGGCAGCGACGGGAACGCTGTCGCCATTACGAAGAACGGTATTGATGCAGGCGGCAAGGCGATCAGCAATGTCGGAAGAGGCGTGAATGCAGATGATGCGGTGACCAAAGCGCAGCTTGATGAGGTGGCAAATCATGCAGGCGCCAATTTACTGCCGGCGGTTCATGAACTCGGGAGCCGGGTGAATCGTGTCGGCGCCGGAGCGGCAGCGTTGGCGGCGTTGCATCCGCAGAATTTCGATCCCGACGATAAATGGGATTTTTCTGCCGGCTACGGCAATTATCGGGGCGCCAACGCACTGGCGGTCGGCGCTTTCTATCGGCCGAACGGTACGACGATGATTTCTGTCGGCGGCAGTTTCGGCGGCGGTGAAAATATGCTCAATGCCGGCGTCAGTCTTAAGTTCGGCAGCCACAATCCTTATGCCGGTTATTCCGGCGCGGCACTGCACGGCGTCATTGCGGACCAGGACAGGCAGATTGCGGAACTGAAGCAAGTCGTCGCTTCGCAGCGTGAAGAAATGCAGACCATGAAGGCGCAAATGCAGACCATTTTGCAACGGCTGGATACATTGAAAAACTAA
- a CDS encoding acyl CoA:acetate/3-ketoacid CoA transferase: MKKIISAKEATELVPDSATICICGFVGSNIPEELLESVEKRYLSEGHPNNLTIIHSAAIGDGDYRGVNRLAHEGLVKRIVGGHFNLAPKMGRMIADNKVEAYNWPQGTLTQWIRDISARKPGIITRVGLNTFVDPRVEGGKLNDVTTDELIEVVHMNGEEFLWYKPFPVNVTFLRGTTADMNGNISTEHEAVKLELVSAALAAKASGGIVVVQVERLAESGTISPKDVVVPGIDVDYVVVASAPEYSEQSYGTAYNPSYAGETRIPLSQIPPMPMSARKIIARRAAMELVPHAVVNLGIGIPEGVSSVANEEQVGDQLILTVEAGPIGGVPAGGGEFGASANAEAIMEHPYQFDFYDGGGLDIAYLGLAETNSNGDLNVSKFKGRIAGCGGFINITQNTPKVVFCGTFTAKGLQEEVQDGKLIINQEGAVHKFLKNIDQITFSGTFAREHQQTVLYITERCVFQLGDEGLVLTEIAPGIDLQKDVLAQMDFEPIVSPDLKMMDTRIFKDECMGMQLSD; the protein is encoded by the coding sequence ATGAAAAAAATAATTTCTGCTAAAGAAGCGACTGAGTTGGTACCGGATTCAGCAACAATATGTATTTGCGGATTTGTTGGCAGCAATATTCCGGAAGAACTGCTGGAATCAGTAGAAAAACGGTATTTGAGTGAAGGTCACCCTAACAATCTAACTATTATTCATAGCGCAGCCATCGGGGACGGGGATTATCGAGGTGTGAATCGCTTAGCTCATGAAGGTCTGGTTAAACGCATTGTCGGCGGACATTTCAATTTGGCTCCTAAGATGGGACGGATGATTGCAGATAATAAGGTGGAAGCTTATAATTGGCCGCAAGGAACGCTTACTCAATGGATACGAGATATATCGGCCCGCAAGCCTGGGATTATTACTCGCGTAGGGTTGAATACGTTTGTGGATCCCAGAGTGGAAGGCGGCAAACTAAATGATGTTACAACGGATGAGTTAATTGAAGTTGTTCATATGAACGGTGAAGAATTTTTGTGGTATAAACCGTTTCCCGTTAATGTTACCTTTTTGCGGGGAACAACTGCGGATATGAACGGTAATATTTCGACAGAGCATGAAGCTGTAAAATTGGAATTGGTATCGGCGGCCTTAGCAGCAAAGGCTTCCGGCGGTATCGTTGTCGTCCAAGTGGAGCGTTTGGCCGAATCCGGAACGATTTCTCCTAAAGACGTTGTTGTACCGGGAATTGACGTAGATTATGTTGTCGTTGCATCGGCTCCCGAATATTCGGAACAATCGTATGGAACGGCATATAATCCTTCCTATGCAGGTGAAACGCGGATTCCTTTGTCACAGATTCCGCCGATGCCGATGAGCGCAAGAAAGATTATTGCCCGCAGAGCTGCTATGGAATTAGTTCCCCATGCTGTGGTCAACTTAGGTATCGGTATCCCCGAAGGGGTGTCGTCCGTAGCCAATGAAGAACAGGTGGGAGATCAATTGATCTTGACTGTCGAAGCGGGACCGATTGGCGGTGTACCGGCCGGCGGCGGAGAATTTGGCGCTTCGGCTAATGCGGAAGCTATCATGGAGCATCCGTATCAGTTTGATTTTTATGATGGCGGCGGTTTGGATATCGCCTATCTGGGTTTAGCAGAGACGAACAGCAATGGTGATTTAAATGTCAGCAAATTTAAAGGGAGAATTGCCGGTTGCGGTGGGTTTATCAACATTACGCAAAACACTCCTAAAGTTGTTTTTTGTGGTACCTTTACGGCTAAAGGCCTGCAGGAAGAAGTACAGGATGGTAAACTTATTATCAACCAGGAAGGCGCGGTGCATAAGTTTTTAAAGAATATTGATCAGATTACTTTCAGTGGTACGTTTGCCAGAGAACATCAGCAAACGGTACTTTACATTACGGAACGATGTGTATTTCAGTTAGGTGATGAAGGATTGGTTTTAACCGAGATTGCACCTGGAATTGACTTACAAAAAGATGTGTTGGCTCAAATGGATTTCGAACCGATTGTTTCGCCGGATCTAAAGATGATGGACACAAGAATTTTTAAAGATGAATGCATGGGAATGCAGCTTTCTGACTAA
- a CDS encoding ESPR-type extended signal peptide-containing protein, with amino-acid sequence MLNRIFKVIWSKLKNRYVVVSEMAGRDGRQGAGRRLSGRRRAGRIAAVAALSSVAFGGTGLAIDAVFDNVTINGWLVLRDNIAAGGLPVTKIDMGHVTAEVGLRSHGYLVVGADDTPTGTTLVADRSASIGTNNQIDGQNSLAVGVLNRVNGYSALTSGYQNTVWSYGGSAMGRNNVSAASYSFAGGYMSQAGDLSAFDVTTPEGKAAIQNSTKGWLSFAYGYMAKALGTASTALGYKTTSSGKFAFSAGAMSTASGVSSVALGGGSQAAADNSMAALGGTVSRGGGIGCNR; translated from the coding sequence ATGTTGAATCGGATATTTAAGGTAATTTGGAGTAAGCTCAAAAACAGGTACGTCGTCGTTTCCGAAATGGCGGGGCGTGATGGCAGACAAGGAGCCGGACGGCGCTTATCCGGCAGGCGGCGAGCGGGCCGGATAGCTGCTGTCGCGGCACTGAGCAGTGTGGCGTTTGGCGGAACTGGTCTGGCGATAGATGCTGTTTTTGATAATGTAACCATCAATGGGTGGCTGGTTCTACGGGATAATATCGCAGCGGGCGGCTTACCTGTCACCAAGATTGACATGGGACACGTTACGGCAGAGGTGGGCTTGCGAAGCCATGGCTATTTGGTTGTAGGGGCTGATGATACGCCTACGGGCACGACGTTGGTGGCAGACCGCTCGGCTTCCATCGGCACGAATAATCAGATAGATGGACAGAATTCGCTGGCCGTGGGTGTACTCAATAGGGTGAACGGGTATTCGGCCCTTACGTCTGGCTATCAGAATACGGTGTGGTCCTATGGCGGGAGCGCTATGGGCCGCAATAACGTATCGGCCGCGTCATATTCCTTTGCCGGCGGGTATATGTCACAGGCCGGAGATCTCAGTGCCTTTGACGTCACGACGCCGGAAGGAAAGGCGGCAATACAAAACAGTACGAAGGGATGGCTCTCCTTTGCCTACGGGTATATGGCTAAAGCCTTAGGTACGGCGTCGACTGCGCTCGGATATAAAACGACTTCTTCCGGGAAATTTGCTTTTTCCGCCGGCGCGATGTCCACGGCGTCCGGTGTAAGCAGTGTCGCATTAGGCGGCGGCAGTCAGGCGGCGGCCGATAATTCCATGGCCGCCTTAGGCGGCACGGTGTCACGGGGGGGAGGGATCGGCTGCAATCGGTAA
- a CDS encoding CD1871A family CXXC motif-containing protein, translating into MKGIRIGLFMAALACLAAGIGRGEMTAVWQKAATVCLECIGLG; encoded by the coding sequence ATGAAGGGAATACGGATTGGGCTGTTCATGGCGGCGCTGGCGTGTCTTGCCGCCGGTATCGGCCGCGGCGAGATGACGGCGGTATGGCAGAAGGCCGCCACTGTCTGTCTGGAGTGTATCGGCCTTGGATAA